A genomic segment from candidate division WOR-3 bacterium encodes:
- a CDS encoding carboxypeptidase regulatory-like domain-containing protein: MPGAMLQCDDRQESVNKRRTAMKRLLLALILTAAAAFAGGITGQVVDAETGDPIAGAVVVARSASDAGRAQTNERGVYRITDLEPGKYSVAAKARGYLLSRYPRPVPVRATEMTDGIDFRLAGKRAGDGAISGRVVDRRTDEPIRGATIVAVGGGARYKARTDGRGRYLLRGLKPGRYSVTAGARGYVKESYPRPVPVVAGRVTKDIDFALASRQRSGAITGRVVDARTREPIAGAVVVARGEHGNGRALTDRRGHYVLKLKPGSYQVAARARGYVPEAYPRPVPVKPGRVTKDIDFALRHSQAGLAD; this comes from the coding sequence ATGCCGGGTGCAATGCTCCAGTGCGATGACCGCCAAGAATCTGTCAACAAACGGAGGACTGCTATGAAGAGACTGCTGCTAGCCCTGATCCTGACCGCTGCCGCCGCCTTTGCCGGCGGCATCACAGGCCAGGTCGTAGATGCTGAGACCGGCGACCCGATTGCCGGGGCAGTCGTCGTCGCCAGGTCAGCGAGCGACGCCGGCCGGGCGCAGACGAATGAACGCGGTGTCTACCGCATCACCGACCTCGAGCCGGGCAAGTACAGCGTTGCTGCCAAGGCTCGCGGGTATCTGCTTTCCCGCTACCCACGCCCGGTCCCGGTTCGCGCGACCGAGATGACCGATGGCATTGACTTCCGACTGGCGGGGAAGCGGGCCGGTGATGGCGCCATCTCCGGACGGGTTGTAGACCGACGGACCGACGAGCCAATCCGTGGCGCGACAATTGTCGCGGTTGGCGGCGGCGCCAGGTACAAGGCAAGAACCGACGGTCGGGGTAGATACCTGCTCCGAGGACTCAAGCCGGGCCGGTACAGCGTCACCGCCGGCGCCCGCGGCTATGTCAAGGAGTCGTACCCGCGGCCGGTGCCGGTCGTTGCCGGACGCGTGACCAAGGACATCGATTTCGCGCTCGCTTCCCGGCAAAGGTCGGGCGCAATCACCGGCCGGGTAGTAGACGCCCGTACCCGTGAGCCGATTGCCGGCGCGGTCGTAGTCGCCCGGGGCGAGCACGGAAACGGACGCGCCCTGACCGACCGCCGCGGCCACTACGTTCTCAAGCTCAAGCCGGGCTCCTACCAGGTCGCTGCCCGCGCCCGCGGCTACGTGCCCGAGGCCTATCCGCGCCCGGTACCTGTCAAGCCCGGACGCGTGACCAAAGACATAGACTTCGCGCTGCGTCACAGTCAGGCCGGCCTGGCCGACTGA
- the pstB gene encoding phosphate ABC transporter ATP-binding protein: MKGQRDTVVESPGSALDPLIPRSPDPSSVKLSTRNLDVFYGSFQAVKSVSIAFPARAITAIIGPSGCGKSTLLRSLNRMNELVDGARIKGEILLDGHDIYRLSVLGLRKRVGMVFQRPNVFPLSVFDNVAYGPRVHGTNNGSELQAIVERCLRSVHMWDEVKDKLNESALRLTDEQRQRLCIARMLAVEPEVLLMDEPCSALDPIATLHVEDLMRGLKEKYCIVIVTHNMQQAARVSDYTGFMLLGVLKEFGATKQIFTTPKQTDTENYISGRFG; encoded by the coding sequence ATGAAGGGCCAAAGGGATACAGTGGTGGAAAGTCCGGGTTCTGCACTTGATCCCTTGATCCCTCGCTCCCCCGATCCCTCTTCTGTCAAACTCTCCACCCGCAACCTCGACGTCTTCTACGGCAGCTTCCAGGCAGTCAAGTCCGTGTCCATCGCCTTCCCCGCCCGTGCGATAACCGCCATTATCGGCCCTTCCGGTTGCGGGAAGTCCACACTCCTGCGCAGCCTGAACCGGATGAACGAACTCGTGGACGGAGCCCGCATCAAGGGCGAAATTCTACTCGACGGACACGACATCTACCGGCTCAGTGTGCTCGGACTCCGGAAGCGCGTCGGCATGGTCTTTCAGCGCCCCAACGTCTTTCCACTCTCGGTGTTCGATAATGTAGCCTATGGCCCGCGCGTCCACGGCACCAACAACGGCTCCGAGCTTCAGGCCATTGTCGAACGCTGCCTCCGCTCGGTGCACATGTGGGACGAGGTCAAAGACAAGCTGAACGAGAGTGCGCTGCGGCTCACCGACGAGCAACGTCAGCGGCTCTGCATCGCCCGGATGCTCGCGGTCGAACCCGAGGTGCTGCTGATGGATGAGCCCTGCTCGGCGCTCGACCCGATTGCCACGCTGCACGTCGAGGACCTAATGCGGGGCCTGAAAGAGAAGTACTGCATCGTCATCGTGACCCACAACATGCAGCAGGCGGCCCGGGTCTCCGACTATACCGGCTTCATGCTGCTGGGCGTGCTCAAGGAATTCGGCGCGACCAAGCAGATCTTCACCACCCCCAAACAAACCGACACCGAGAACTACATCTCCGGCCGCTTCGGATAG
- a CDS encoding phosphate ABC transporter ATP-binding protein, with the protein MPQTQPRPQPAPESSASQLEPRPQPASKVSINNLAVAVNKRLILKGVDLTIAANSIVSVIGPAHSGKTTLLRVINRMIETQREFLRSGDVLLDGEEVRRINIDALRRRVGLIFATPVPLPGTIYDNIAYGPRLKARPHKSQLADLVEQSLRAAALWDEVKDRLQTSALRLSGGQQQRLCIARTIAVNPEVIMMDEPTSGLDPISTAQIENAMRELKSRFTWVLVTNNVKQAARVSDRVAFFLSGELVEEGEAAQMFTTPRDKRTDDYVSGRIG; encoded by the coding sequence ATGCCTCAAACTCAACCTCGACCTCAACCTGCTCCTGAGAGCTCCGCGTCTCAACTTGAACCTCGACCTCAGCCTGCCTCCAAAGTCTCCATAAACAACCTCGCGGTGGCGGTGAACAAGCGCCTGATACTCAAAGGAGTAGACCTTACCATCGCGGCGAACTCCATCGTCTCGGTCATCGGGCCGGCCCACAGTGGCAAGACCACTCTCCTGCGCGTCATCAACCGCATGATTGAAACCCAGCGCGAGTTCCTCCGTTCCGGCGACGTCCTGCTCGACGGCGAGGAAGTGCGCCGGATTAACATCGACGCTCTGCGCCGCCGGGTCGGGCTAATTTTCGCGACCCCGGTCCCACTGCCCGGCACCATCTATGACAACATCGCCTATGGCCCGCGCCTCAAGGCCCGACCGCACAAGTCGCAACTCGCCGACCTGGTCGAACAGAGCCTGCGCGCCGCCGCTCTCTGGGACGAAGTCAAGGACCGACTTCAGACCTCTGCGCTTCGTCTGTCGGGCGGCCAGCAACAGCGTCTCTGTATCGCCCGCACCATTGCGGTCAACCCCGAGGTGATCATGATGGACGAGCCGACCTCCGGGCTCGATCCGATATCAACTGCCCAGATAGAGAACGCGATGCGTGAACTGAAGAGCCGTTTCACCTGGGTGCTGGTAACTAACAACGTCAAGCAGGCGGCCCGGGTCTCGGACCGCGTCGCCTTCTTCCTCTCCGGCGAGCTCGTCGAAGAGGGCGAGGCGGCGCAGATGTTCACTACCCCCAGGGACAAGCGCACCGACGACTACGTCTCGGGCCGCATCGGATGA
- the pstA gene encoding phosphate ABC transporter permease PstA, producing MVIRPLAWQRIAWVLLAAMTLFTLIVLFFIIGFITSKGARVITPEFLFGMPERMGKEGGILPTIIATIYISLLAIAIATPIGVGSAVYLCEYTRESVITRVIRFGADALAGVPSIIFGLFGFILFVIRLRMGWSLAAGGLTLAFMILPTIIRTSEEAIRAVPYNLREVSYSLGGAKSQTIMRVVLPNALPGILTGVILGMGRSVAETAATIFTAGSSLLIPKSLFDPARTMAVHFYILAREGLSMERAYGTAFLLIAAILLINVVAYSLMFRLTRKMR from the coding sequence ATGGTGATTCGCCCTCTCGCCTGGCAGCGCATCGCCTGGGTCCTGCTCGCGGCGATGACATTGTTCACGCTGATAGTTCTCTTCTTCATCATCGGGTTCATCACCAGCAAGGGCGCGCGCGTCATCACCCCCGAGTTCCTGTTCGGCATGCCAGAGCGGATGGGCAAAGAAGGCGGCATCCTGCCGACCATCATCGCCACCATCTACATCAGCCTGCTCGCGATCGCCATCGCCACTCCCATCGGCGTCGGCAGCGCCGTCTACCTGTGCGAGTACACGCGCGAGTCGGTAATCACGCGGGTCATTCGCTTCGGGGCGGACGCGCTCGCCGGCGTCCCCTCGATAATCTTCGGCCTGTTCGGCTTCATCCTCTTCGTCATCCGACTGCGCATGGGCTGGTCGCTTGCTGCCGGCGGCCTCACGCTCGCCTTCATGATTCTGCCGACCATCATCCGCACCAGCGAAGAGGCCATCCGCGCCGTGCCCTACAACCTGCGGGAGGTCAGCTATTCGCTCGGCGGGGCCAAGTCTCAGACCATCATGCGAGTGGTCCTGCCCAACGCCCTGCCCGGTATTCTCACCGGTGTCATCCTCGGCATGGGCCGCAGTGTCGCTGAAACCGCGGCCACCATCTTCACTGCCGGTTCGTCTTTGCTCATCCCGAAGTCGCTCTTCGACCCGGCCCGCACCATGGCGGTCCACTTCTACATACTGGCCCGCGAGGGCCTCTCGATGGAGCGGGCCTACGGCACCGCGTTCCTGCTCATCGCCGCGATTCTCCTTATCAACGTCGTCGCCTACTCGCTGATGTTCCGCCTGACCCGGAAGATGCGGTAG
- the pstC gene encoding phosphate ABC transporter permease subunit PstC has product MREKLIERGLLLVALSAVATIFIIAYFIFREGVPLVAKVGVWDFIASAQWAPGKGRFGILPMIVGSLEVTVLAVIIGATLGLSCAMFLAEFAPRWSVRVLKPMIELLAGIPSVVYGFIGVVVLVPMIRRAFGGPGFSVLASAIILGIMTLPTVIAISLDALHAVPPLYKEGSLALGATRWQTLYRVQLPAARSGIIAAFILGMGRAIGETMAVIMVAGNALTLPTSLLQPVRTLTANIALEMGYASGDHQAALFATGMVLFIIIAILNTIALAVTRPRT; this is encoded by the coding sequence ATGCGCGAGAAGCTGATCGAGAGGGGACTGCTCCTCGTCGCCCTGTCGGCCGTGGCGACGATATTCATCATCGCCTACTTCATCTTCCGCGAGGGCGTTCCACTGGTCGCGAAGGTCGGGGTCTGGGACTTCATAGCCTCGGCGCAATGGGCTCCAGGCAAGGGACGGTTCGGCATCCTGCCGATGATTGTCGGCTCGCTCGAGGTCACTGTCCTGGCGGTCATCATCGGCGCTACCCTCGGCCTCTCCTGCGCCATGTTCCTCGCGGAGTTTGCCCCGCGCTGGAGCGTACGCGTCCTGAAGCCGATGATCGAACTGCTGGCAGGCATCCCTTCCGTCGTCTACGGCTTCATCGGCGTAGTCGTGCTCGTCCCGATGATCCGCCGGGCATTCGGCGGTCCCGGGTTCAGCGTGCTCGCCTCAGCCATCATCCTCGGCATCATGACCCTGCCGACCGTAATCGCCATCTCGCTCGATGCGCTCCATGCGGTACCGCCGCTGTACAAAGAAGGCTCGCTCGCGCTGGGCGCCACTCGGTGGCAGACACTCTACCGCGTGCAATTGCCCGCAGCCAGGTCCGGCATCATCGCCGCGTTCATCCTTGGAATGGGCCGCGCCATCGGCGAGACCATGGCCGTCATCATGGTCGCGGGCAACGCCTTGACCCTGCCCACGTCTCTGCTCCAGCCGGTCCGCACGCTTACCGCCAACATCGCGCTCGAGATGGGCTACGCCTCCGGGGACCACCAGGCCGCGCTCTTCGCCACCGGCATGGTCCTCTTCATCATCATCGCCATCCTGAACACCATCGCGCTGGCGGTCACGAGGCCGAGAACGTGA
- a CDS encoding phosphate ABC transporter substrate-binding protein translates to MPTPLRYFVALACAALLSLLGCSRGSKNALTVAGSTSVEPFAELLAEHYMAIHPGSEISVQGGGSSAGIRACQNRICAIGMSSRELHDAETSLVEIPIALDAIALIVNARNPVRKLTLVQARDVFAGRIRNWQELGGPDQRITPITREEGSGTRASFDEKVMVAGMPRGRDGKAEPAALAPDALVQNSNGSVREIVASDPAAISYISSGLVDERVAAVVLDGVAPTETAIRSGKYPVVRRFLFLTNGEATGAAREFINYVLSDSGQKALAEEGLTRVR, encoded by the coding sequence ATGCCGACACCATTGCGGTACTTCGTGGCCCTCGCGTGCGCGGCGCTCCTTTCGCTGCTCGGGTGCAGCCGCGGCTCCAAGAACGCGCTGACCGTTGCCGGTTCCACCTCGGTGGAGCCTTTTGCCGAACTGCTGGCCGAGCACTACATGGCCATACACCCCGGCAGCGAAATCAGCGTCCAGGGTGGCGGGTCGAGCGCCGGCATCCGGGCATGCCAGAATAGGATCTGCGCCATCGGCATGTCCTCCCGGGAACTGCATGATGCCGAGACAAGCCTGGTGGAAATCCCCATCGCCCTGGACGCCATCGCGCTCATCGTCAACGCGAGGAACCCGGTGCGTAAACTGACACTGGTGCAGGCGCGGGACGTTTTTGCGGGTCGCATCCGGAACTGGCAGGAACTCGGCGGACCGGACCAGCGCATCACCCCCATCACGCGCGAGGAAGGCTCGGGCACGCGCGCGAGCTTCGACGAGAAGGTGATGGTCGCGGGTATGCCAAGGGGCAGGGACGGCAAGGCGGAGCCGGCCGCGCTCGCGCCCGACGCGCTCGTGCAGAACTCCAATGGCTCGGTTCGCGAAATCGTCGCTTCGGACCCGGCCGCAATCAGCTATATCTCTTCCGGCCTCGTCGACGAACGCGTGGCCGCGGTGGTACTGGACGGCGTCGCTCCGACCGAGACGGCAATCCGCAGCGGCAAGTACCCGGTGGTCCGCCGGTTCCTCTTCCTCACCAACGGCGAGGCCACCGGCGCGGCAAGGGAGTTCATCAACTACGTACTCAGCGACTCGGGCCAGAAGGCACTGGCTGAAGAAGGACTCACGAGAGTACGATGA
- a CDS encoding DMT family protein, whose translation MATIGLLIVSNIFMTFAWYGHLKYRNSPLLLAILASWGIALAEYCFQVPANRIGYGRFSGAQLKTIQEVITLVVFSVFSVVYLKEQLRWNYLVGFGLIVAAVFFIFKKW comes from the coding sequence ATGGCAACTATCGGCCTGCTGATTGTCTCCAACATCTTCATGACTTTCGCGTGGTACGGGCATCTTAAGTATCGGAATTCCCCTCTCTTGCTGGCCATCCTCGCCAGTTGGGGAATCGCGCTCGCCGAGTACTGTTTCCAGGTCCCAGCCAACCGCATCGGCTACGGCCGGTTCAGCGGGGCGCAACTGAAGACCATTCAGGAAGTCATCACACTGGTGGTGTTCTCGGTCTTCTCGGTCGTCTACCTCAAGGAGCAGCTTCGCTGGAACTACCTGGTTGGTTTCGGCCTGATTGTCGCGGCGGTCTTCTTCATCTTCAAGAAGTGGTGA
- a CDS encoding sugar phosphate isomerase/epimerase produces MHPSEPVRQRLGLQILFDFSSIIDAIGFCSDNGLRVLELNLGNIEFQRQLAHARERRRIRAAALRQEVALAIHAIDGPSFFIPSVSVRAAGIRQLKQELDWAHGVGAKNVVMHLGFDMNFGMDGGARYTHREFPEYYTRALTESLAELKAYARGESRLCVENVGGFRYDLTPPILDRLIGGNLGLCLDVGHINTLKPDVRAKELAFFRKHRAHIFHSHVHDNSGLRDEHSALGRGRIDFVPFFKLLEKTDALVVFEVRPKESALESLRYFEKEIEPRLGR; encoded by the coding sequence GTGCATCCGTCCGAACCGGTCCGGCAGCGGCTGGGCCTACAGATTCTCTTTGATTTCTCAAGCATAATCGACGCCATCGGCTTCTGCTCCGACAACGGGCTCCGTGTGCTTGAGCTCAACCTCGGCAATATCGAGTTCCAGCGCCAACTGGCCCACGCCCGCGAGCGGCGGCGGATACGCGCCGCCGCGCTCCGACAGGAGGTGGCCCTGGCAATCCACGCGATTGACGGGCCATCTTTCTTTATACCCAGTGTCAGTGTACGCGCGGCCGGAATCCGCCAGCTCAAACAGGAACTCGACTGGGCGCACGGAGTCGGCGCGAAAAACGTCGTGATGCACCTCGGGTTCGACATGAACTTCGGAATGGATGGGGGCGCGCGCTACACTCACCGGGAATTCCCGGAGTACTACACGCGAGCGCTGACCGAGTCGCTCGCCGAGCTGAAGGCCTACGCGCGCGGAGAGTCGCGGCTCTGCGTCGAGAACGTCGGTGGGTTCCGGTACGACCTTACGCCGCCGATTCTCGACCGGCTCATCGGCGGCAACCTCGGCCTCTGCCTTGACGTCGGGCACATCAACACACTGAAGCCGGATGTGCGGGCGAAGGAGCTTGCGTTCTTCCGCAAGCACCGGGCGCACATCTTCCACAGCCATGTCCACGACAACTCCGGGTTGCGCGACGAGCACTCGGCGCTCGGCCGCGGCCGGATCGACTTCGTGCCGTTCTTCAAGCTGCTTGAGAAGACCGATGCGCTCGTGGTTTTCGAAGTCCGGCCGAAAGAGTCGGCGCTTGAGAGCCTCCGCTACTTTGAGAAGGAGATCGAACCGAGGCTGGGAAGATGA
- a CDS encoding rubrerythrin family protein, whose amino-acid sequence MPKSLDNLAAAFAGESQANRKYLAFAKRADQDGFPEIARLFRAAAEAETVHAHAHLRAMGGVKDTKENVRAAIAGEHHEFISMYPEFIKDAEADKHAAALTSFRYANAVEKIHHELYTAALAALESGKDLPKREVYVCPVCGNTVYDSVPDACPICKAKGSTFIKI is encoded by the coding sequence ATGCCCAAATCACTCGACAACCTGGCCGCGGCCTTTGCCGGCGAGAGCCAGGCAAACCGCAAGTACCTGGCATTCGCGAAGAGAGCGGACCAGGACGGATTCCCCGAGATCGCCCGGCTCTTCCGCGCCGCCGCCGAAGCCGAGACGGTTCACGCCCACGCACACCTGCGCGCGATGGGCGGCGTGAAAGACACGAAGGAAAACGTCAGGGCGGCGATTGCCGGCGAGCACCACGAGTTCATCTCGATGTACCCCGAGTTCATCAAAGATGCTGAAGCGGACAAACACGCGGCGGCCCTGACCTCGTTCCGCTACGCCAATGCGGTCGAGAAGATCCACCACGAACTCTACACCGCGGCCCTTGCCGCACTTGAATCAGGCAAGGACCTGCCGAAGCGCGAGGTCTACGTCTGCCCGGTCTGCGGCAACACCGTGTACGACTCCGTGCCGGACGCATGCCCCATCTGCAAAGCGAAAGGCAGCACCTTCATCAAGATCTAG
- a CDS encoding long-chain fatty acid--CoA ligase, with the protein MPDTVYACFAEVAKKFADRTALMRKVEGKYQGIGYADLSRTVDELAAGLAERGVRPGSMVGIYSYNRPEWVATDLAVAKLGAILIPVYHTLGADAIRYILNDAGVTHLIVESPELLANITRILPEVAPLQDVVTVYGQKSKSQAGKQLLNFDELRKSGAEALKQNPKLADPHKPEPDDLFTVCYTSGTTGEPKGAMLTHRNILSNVQALIPLFGINENDVLVSFLPLCHMFERTGGYYCVLMAGGSIAYAESVQTIREDVQLARPTVMIVVPRVLEKVYNAVREKVESGSALRRALMVSTLRTYSRYARLRAGGHPLSLWLRFRHWLLGRLVVRKLTALGGGRLRLLVSGSAPLDRRLARIVRNLGFNLLEGYGLTETSPAASIAVPGQERVGTVGKPLKGVEVRIGPNDEILIRGPNVMKGYLNKPKETAEVIDTEGWFHTGDQGKFDAEGNLIITGRIKELIVSSYGKNIAPIAIEQAIAQSKYVEQVMVYGDKRPFLTALVVPSPLALEGFARERGIACKRYTDVLDHPEVLKLYDKEIKEALAGFAQYEQVHRFWLVPDPLTVENGLLTPSLKMRRPQVVAAFRGQIEKMYEGH; encoded by the coding sequence ATGCCTGACACCGTCTACGCCTGTTTCGCTGAAGTAGCGAAGAAGTTCGCGGACCGCACCGCCCTGATGCGGAAGGTCGAAGGGAAGTACCAGGGGATCGGCTATGCGGATCTCTCGCGGACTGTCGACGAACTGGCCGCGGGTCTGGCCGAACGCGGAGTCAGGCCCGGTTCCATGGTGGGCATCTATTCCTACAACCGGCCGGAATGGGTCGCAACCGATCTCGCCGTCGCCAAGCTCGGGGCCATACTGATTCCGGTCTACCACACGCTCGGCGCGGATGCGATTCGCTACATCCTGAACGACGCTGGGGTGACGCACCTGATCGTCGAGAGCCCGGAACTTCTGGCCAACATCACGCGGATTCTGCCCGAGGTCGCCCCGCTGCAGGATGTGGTCACGGTCTACGGCCAAAAATCCAAGAGCCAGGCGGGCAAGCAACTGCTCAACTTCGACGAGTTGCGCAAGTCCGGCGCCGAGGCGTTGAAGCAGAACCCGAAGCTTGCCGATCCGCACAAGCCCGAACCGGACGACCTGTTCACGGTCTGCTACACCTCGGGAACGACCGGCGAGCCAAAGGGCGCGATGCTCACCCACCGCAACATCCTCTCCAACGTCCAGGCCCTGATTCCGCTGTTCGGCATCAACGAGAACGACGTGCTGGTTTCCTTCCTGCCCCTGTGCCACATGTTCGAGCGCACCGGCGGTTACTACTGCGTACTGATGGCGGGCGGCTCGATTGCCTATGCCGAATCGGTCCAGACCATCCGCGAAGATGTCCAGCTCGCTCGTCCGACCGTGATGATAGTCGTGCCGCGGGTGCTGGAAAAGGTCTACAACGCGGTTCGGGAAAAGGTCGAATCCGGCTCGGCACTCCGCCGGGCACTGATGGTCTCGACCCTCCGCACGTACAGCCGCTACGCCCGGCTCCGTGCCGGCGGCCACCCGCTCTCCCTCTGGCTCAGGTTCAGACACTGGCTCCTTGGCCGGCTGGTCGTCAGAAAGCTGACGGCGCTGGGCGGGGGCCGGCTCAGGCTGCTGGTCTCAGGCAGCGCGCCGCTCGACCGGAGGCTGGCCCGCATCGTCCGCAACCTCGGGTTCAACCTGCTCGAGGGCTATGGCCTGACCGAAACCTCTCCCGCAGCCAGTATCGCGGTCCCCGGCCAGGAACGAGTCGGCACGGTCGGCAAGCCGCTCAAGGGCGTCGAGGTTCGCATCGGGCCCAACGACGAGATCCTCATTCGCGGCCCCAACGTGATGAAGGGATACCTGAACAAGCCCAAAGAAACCGCTGAGGTCATCGACACCGAAGGCTGGTTCCATACCGGCGACCAGGGCAAGTTCGACGCGGAAGGCAACCTCATCATCACCGGCCGCATCAAGGAACTGATAGTCAGCTCCTACGGCAAGAACATCGCGCCGATCGCCATCGAGCAAGCCATCGCCCAGTCCAAGTACGTCGAACAAGTAATGGTCTACGGCGACAAGAGACCGTTCCTCACCGCGCTGGTCGTGCCGAGCCCGCTGGCACTGGAAGGATTCGCCCGGGAGCGAGGCATCGCCTGCAAGCGCTACACCGACGTGCTCGACCATCCTGAAGTACTCAAGCTATACGACAAAGAAATCAAGGAGGCGCTGGCGGGCTTTGCCCAGTATGAGCAGGTCCACCGGTTCTGGCTCGTCCCGGACCCGCTCACAGTCGAGAACGGACTCCTGACCCCAAGCCTGAAGATGCGGCGCCCCCAGGTTGTCGCCGCCTTCCGCGGCCAAATCGAGAAGATGTATGAAGGGCACTAG
- a CDS encoding aminotransferase class I/II-fold pyridoxal phosphate-dependent enzyme translates to MLRQPIALRLRNDSCLPARAQLLLPRNCRHDSLTVKTFQSGFAATYSPQTRRIPFLALFRCRAIIDPPPAAKGGKLDLFDKCRQLDFALQSARARNRFFYSRAITPAAAPLATRDGRELINLGSNNYLGLTEHPKVQASAVAAVAEYGTGSAGSRLLTGTTPLHLEMERTLAAFKNVEAVVTFSTGFMALSATVSALAGEGDFIFSDELNHASIIDGCRRSQAKTVVYRHNDLADLEAQLKAVPAETAKLIVTDGVFSMEGDICDLPGLRRLAVSHNCKLMVDDAHATGVLGRTGRGTAEHYNMEGSVDVTSGTLSKSLAALGGFSGGPHAVAEFLRYNARQSVFSASLPPSVAATVIAALGILKSEPERVERLRANARFMSSELKKAGFSVHDHGTPILPIAVGDDDRTYQAAGRLEQEGVFANPVVFPAVPPGQAIVRISLMATHTEEQLQTALQKFVLVGKELHII, encoded by the coding sequence ATGTTGCGGCAGCCAATCGCCTTGCGGCTCCGCAACGATTCCTGCTTGCCCGCGCGGGCACAACTTCTTCTGCCGCGTAATTGTAGGCATGACAGTCTGACTGTCAAGACCTTTCAGAGCGGGTTCGCGGCTACATACTCCCCGCAAACGCGCCGCATTCCATTCCTTGCCTTGTTCCGGTGCAGGGCTATAATCGACCCACCACCGGCCGCAAAAGGAGGCAAGCTGGACCTTTTTGACAAGTGCCGTCAGCTCGACTTCGCACTGCAGTCGGCCCGGGCGCGCAACCGTTTCTTCTACTCGCGCGCCATAACGCCGGCTGCGGCCCCGCTCGCCACCCGCGACGGACGGGAACTCATCAACCTCGGCTCCAACAACTACCTCGGGCTTACCGAACACCCCAAGGTCCAGGCCTCCGCGGTCGCGGCCGTCGCGGAATACGGCACCGGCAGCGCCGGTTCCCGACTGCTCACCGGAACCACGCCCCTGCACCTCGAAATGGAACGTACGCTGGCGGCTTTCAAGAACGTCGAGGCAGTCGTCACTTTCTCCACCGGCTTCATGGCACTCTCCGCGACTGTCAGCGCCCTGGCCGGAGAGGGTGACTTCATCTTCTCAGACGAACTGAACCACGCCTCCATCATCGACGGCTGCCGCCGCTCCCAGGCCAAGACGGTCGTCTACCGCCACAACGACCTGGCCGATCTTGAGGCGCAGCTCAAGGCGGTACCGGCGGAGACAGCCAAGTTGATAGTCACTGACGGCGTCTTCTCCATGGAGGGCGACATCTGCGATTTGCCCGGCCTGCGCCGGCTGGCCGTTTCCCACAACTGCAAGTTGATGGTTGACGATGCTCATGCCACGGGCGTCCTCGGCCGGACCGGACGCGGCACGGCCGAACACTACAACATGGAAGGCAGCGTTGACGTCACCTCCGGCACGCTCTCCAAGTCACTGGCCGCTCTCGGCGGTTTCAGCGGCGGGCCGCACGCGGTCGCCGAGTTCCTCCGCTACAACGCCCGGCAGTCGGTCTTCTCGGCCAGCCTGCCGCCTTCGGTGGCCGCAACGGTGATTGCCGCTCTCGGCATTCTCAAATCCGAACCCGAGCGGGTCGAGCGGCTGCGCGCGAACGCCCGGTTCATGAGCAGCGAACTGAAGAAAGCCGGGTTCTCGGTCCACGACCACGGCACGCCTATTCTGCCCATCGCGGTGGGCGACGACGACCGGACCTACCAGGCCGCGGGACGACTGGAGCAGGAAGGGGTGTTTGCCAACCCGGTAGTGTTCCCGGCCGTACCACCCGGCCAGGCGATAGTCCGCATCAGCCTGATGGCCACGCACACCGAGGAGCAGCTACAGACTGCTCTCCAGAAGTTCGTACTTGTCGGTAAAGAGCTGCATATCATATAG